A part of Aegilops tauschii subsp. strangulata cultivar AL8/78 chromosome 2, Aet v6.0, whole genome shotgun sequence genomic DNA contains:
- the LOC109754051 gene encoding uncharacterized protein isoform X1, whose product MTPHPPRARPPLRLRRHRDLPKAEAAKQGKNRATVVTLNAEIRRAKAKLLEEDLPKLQRLALKKVLVVRSNLRLIVRVMAPPHPVHLAARSGDLDCILKLLVWGADRLQRDSAGGELDPCHGLALHIVGLLNFVL is encoded by the exons ATGACGCCCCACCCTCCACGCGCTCGCCCGCCTCTACGGCTCCGTCGACACCGAGATCTCCCA AAAgcggaggcggcgaagcaggggAAGAACCGGGCCACGGTCGTCACGCTCAACGCCGAGATCCGCCGCGCCAAGGCCAAGCTCCTCGAGGAGGACCTGCCCAAGCTACAGCGCCTCGCGCTCAAGAAG GTACTTGTGGTGAGAAGCAACCTCCGGCTGATCGTCAGGGTCATGGCGCCCCCTCACCCCGTGCATTTGGCGGCTCGCAGCGGGGACTTGGATTGCATCCTGAAGCTGCTAGTGTGGGGAGCTGATCGGCTCCAAAGGGACTCTGCTGGGGGAGAACTAGATCCCTGCCATGGTCTTGCCTTACACATTGTTGGTCTGCTGAATTTTGTGCTATGA
- the LOC109754051 gene encoding uncharacterized protein isoform X2: MTPHPPRARPPLRLRRHRDLPKAEAAKQGKNRATVVTLNAEIRRAKAKLLEEDLPKLQRLALKKVLVVRSNLRLIVRVMAPPHPVHLAARSGDLDCILKLLVWGADRLQRDSAGGELDPCHEA, encoded by the exons ATGACGCCCCACCCTCCACGCGCTCGCCCGCCTCTACGGCTCCGTCGACACCGAGATCTCCCA AAAgcggaggcggcgaagcaggggAAGAACCGGGCCACGGTCGTCACGCTCAACGCCGAGATCCGCCGCGCCAAGGCCAAGCTCCTCGAGGAGGACCTGCCCAAGCTACAGCGCCTCGCGCTCAAGAAG GTACTTGTGGTGAGAAGCAACCTCCGGCTGATCGTCAGGGTCATGGCGCCCCCTCACCCCGTGCATTTGGCGGCTCGCAGCGGGGACTTGGATTGCATCCTGAAGCTGCTAGTGTGGGGAGCTGATCGGCTCCAAAGGGACTCTGCTGGGGGAGAACTAGATCCCTGCCATG AAGCTTAA